Genomic window (Streptomyces sp. TG1A-60):
CAGGTCCTCCCCCGGCCGGGAGCGCCGGTGTGCCGCGAGGCGGGTCATCGCGCCGTGGACCCGGCCGGTGGCGGGCCCCGCGTCCGGACCGCCGTCCAGCATTCGCCACAGGTCCATGACCATCTCGTCACCCAGTTCGACGGGACAGCCGAACAGCTTGGTCGTGACCATGAGGAGCAGCGGCCGGGTGTACTGCGCCGCGAGATCGGCGAACCCGGTGGTCCCGGACTCGGCCGCGAGCAGGGCGATGAGTTCGTCGGCGTACCGGGCGACGGCGGCGCGCAGCTCCCAGCCCTCGGGGCTGTGCCCGTCCTGGAAGGGCCGCATCGCCGAGTGGTGGCTCAGCCGTGCGGCCCGGTGTTCGTCGTCGTCGAAGAACATGGTCTGCCGGACCTCGTAGCCTGCGAGGAGCGGCCAGTCCTTCGGCAGCCGCCCCTCCGCCCGCGCCCGCCAGTGCCGTACGTCGCGCCGCCACACGCTCTCGTTGCGCAGGACCTCCAGCACCTCGCGGTAGTCGAGAACCAGCCACGCCGGCACCCCCATCAGCCCCACCGGCGCCACGGGGCCGTACGTACTCCGCAGTCGCTCGTAGACGCTGCCCGGGTCCACGTCGAACTCCGAGGTCAGCAACGGTTCCACGGGCAGCGATTCCAGGCTGGGGCTGCCGGCCGGGGCCGCCGCGAACGGATGAGTTTCCATGACCGACACGCATACCGTATGACGCATGCACGAGCTGTGACGATGACGGGAACCGTTACGGCTTGGTAATCCCTGATGCACCTGTGGTGACGGTGACTCGGGCCATGGCCCGCCGGACAAGTCCGTCCGGCAGGGCCCGCCCGGCTACTTCAGGCCAACCGCCGACAACTCCCGCAGCGCCTCCGGCAGTTCGTCCCCGTGCACGATTCCGAGGGCCTGCGTGGCCCGGGTCAGCGCCACGTACAGGTCGCTCGTGCCGAAGCGCCCCGGCTCGACGACGAGGACGGAGTCGAACTCCAGCCCCTTGGCCTGCCGGGGGTCGAGGAGGACGACGGTCCTGGTCAGGTCCGGTTCCGTGCCGGCCGTCACCCCGTCGAGGCGGGCCGCCAGCACCCGGTGCAGCTCGCGCGGCGCGATCACCGCGAGCCGCCCCTCGGCCGGGGTCAGCTCGGCGACCGCCTTGGCCACCTCGGCGGGCAGCTCCCTCGCCGCCGCGCGGCGCGCCCAGGGCCGTACGCCGGTCGACCGCACGGAGCGCGGCGGCTCGAAGTCCGGCTGCCGGGCGCGTACGACACCGGCCGCGACCGTCATGATCTCGGCGGGTGTGCGGTAGTTGACGCCGAGCCGGGTGTGCTCCCAGCGGTCCTCGACGTACGGGGCGAGGATGTCGGCCCAGGAGCCGACGCCCGCGGCCTCGGCCGTCTGGGCCGGGTCGCCGACCAGGGTCATCGAGCGGGTCGGCGAGCGGCGCATCAGCAGCCGCCAGGCCATCGGCGACAGCTCCTGCGCCTCGTCGACGATGATGTGCCCGAACGCCCAGGTCCGGTCGGCCGCCGCCCGTTCGGCCGCGCTGCGGTGGTCCTCCTCCTCGTGCCGCTCGGCGAACCGCTCGGCGTCGATGATGTCGTGCGCGGACAGCACCTCCGAGCCTTCGGGGTCGCTGTCCTCCTTGTCCTCGAACTCGTACGTCCGGGACGCGTACGACACGTCCAGCACGCCCTGCGCGTAGGCGATCTGGGTCTCCCGCTCCCGCTCGGCGCGTGCCCGCGCCAACCGGTCGTCCTCGCCGAGGAGTTCGGCGGCCTCGTCGAGGAGGGGCACGTCGGCGACGGTCCACGCGCGGGTGACCGGGCGGCGGACGGCGTCGGCGTCCTCCTCGGACACGTATCCGTCCGGCTCGGCGAGGAAGTCGGCGACCAGACGGCGCGGGGTGATCCGGGGCCACAGCTGGTCGATGGCGGACCAGACCTCGGGGTTCTCGGCCAGTTCGTCGCGGATCTGGGTGATGTCGGCGGCGTCGAGGAGGTTGGAGCCGTCGTAGGGGTCGGTGCCGATGCGTTCGGCGACCATGTCCGTGAGGGTGTTGAGGATGTGGCCCTCGAAGTGCTCGCGGGCCACGTTGTGCGGGAGCCGCGCCTGGCGGGTGCGCTCGCGGGCGACCCGGACGAGGTCGTCGTCGAGCATGAGGATCTCCCGGTCGTGCTCGATGGCGATCACCGGGTCGGGCAGCGTCTGCCGGTCCCGTACGACGGCCGCGAGCACGTCGGCCATGTCGGCGCGCCCCTTGGCCCGGGCCGCCGCCGGGGTGTCGGTGGCGGTGGCCCGGACGCCGGGGAACAGCTCGCCCACGGTCGCGAGGAGCACGCCGGTCTCGCCGAGCGAGGGCAGCACCTCGCCGATGTAGCCGAGGAAGGCGGGGTTGGGGCCGAGGATGAGGACGGCTCGCTTGGCCAGCAGCTGCCGCTGCTCGTACAGCAGGTACGCGGCGCGGTGCAGTGCGACGGCCGTCTTGCCGGTGCCGGGGCCGCCCTCCACGACCAGGACGCCCTGGTGGGGTGCGCGGATGATGCGGTCCTGCTCGGCCTGGATGGTCTGCACGATGTCGCCCATGCGGCCGGTGCGGGCCGAGTTGAGCGCGGCCAGCAGGACGGCGTCGCCGGTGGGGTCCTCGTGTCCGGTGCGCCTCTCGTCGCCGAGGTCGAGGATCTCGTCGTGCAGGGCGGTGACCCGGCGGCCCTCGGTGGTGATGTGCCGGCGTCGACGCAGGCCCATCGGGGTGTGGCCGGTGGCGAGGTAGAAGGGGCGGGCGACGTCGGCGCGCCAGTCGATCAGGATCGGGGTGCGCTCGGTGTCGCCCTCCCGCAGCCCGATCCGGCCGATGTGGTGGCTGACCCCGTCGGCGAGGTCGAGCCGACCGAAGCAGAGCGAACCGTCGACGGCGTTCAGCGCGGCCAGCAGCCCCGAGCGCTCGGCGACCAGGATGTCCCGCTCCAGGCGGGCCTGCATGGGCGTGTCACCCTGCGCCAGCGCGTCTGTGACGGACCCCTCGGTCTCACCGCGCAGGGCGTCCACGCGGGCGTACAACCCGTCGATGAATTCCTGCTCGCTCCGCAATTCATCGTGCGAAAAGCCGGTGTTTGACAATTCCACTCCCGCCCGGATATACTGTGCTCACTGAACTTCTTTGCGACTCGATCTTCTTGAAGTCGCGAACCATCAAATATACGCAGGAAAAGCCCCCGAGCGCAATTACTCGGGGGCTTTTCCTGTTCAGGTGTCAGAGTACGTCGGCGAGTTCTTCGAGCAGCCGCCGCTTCGGTCGGGCGCCGACCATGGCCTTCACCGGCTCACCACCCCGGAACACCATGAAGGTCGGCATCGACAGCACCTTGTACGCGTTGGTGGTCTCCGGATTGGTGTCCACGTCCATTTGCACCACCTTCAGCCGCTCCCCCTCCGCCGCGGCGAGCGCGCTCAGCACCGGCCCCATCTGCCGGCACGGCGGACACCAGCCGGCGGTGAACTCCACGAGCACCGGCAGCTCGGCCCCGATCACCTCCGCCTCGAAGTCCGTATCCGTCACCTCGGCCACACCCGCCGCCCTGATCACAGCTCCCCGCCTCCCAGTTCACACTCCGGCTCCGGACCTCCCGGAACCTCCGCCTCGGCCGCCAGCCGCTCACGCGCCAGCTCGGCCCGCGCCAACTGCTCTCCGACCGACGCCCGCACAGCCGCCAGCTCACCGATCAGCGCGTCGAGTTCGTCCAGCTTCCGCCGGTACACCGCCAGCGACGCCGGGCACGAGTCGCCCTCCGGGTGCCCCGCCCGCAGACACTCCACGAACGGCCGCGTCTCCTCCAGGTCGAACCCGAAGTCCTGCAACGTCCGGATCTGCCGCAGCAGTTTCAGATCCTCCTCGTCGTACGTCCGGTACCCGTTACCGCTCCGCCGCGCGGGCAACAACCCGCGCGCCTCGTAGTACCGCAACGCCCGTGCCGTCGTCCCGGCCCGTGCCGCCAGCTCCCCGATGCGCATACGAGGACGGTATTCCTTGACGCCGACGTCAAGGAAAGACCGAGGGACGAAGGAGAAGCCGAGCGGCCAGGTCCACAGGGGGAGGACCTGGCCGCTCGGTGTTCCGGGAGCTTGTTCAGTTGTTTCCCCTTGGGGACCGTACGGCCGGGTCCACGGGGGAGGATCCGGCCGTACGGCGCTGGCGGGAGGGCGGTAGTCCCTCCGGGGGCGAGGCGACCCGGCGGAGCCTCACGCCTTGGCGAGTTCCCTCTCGCCCTCCGGCTCGGGAACGGCAGCCGCAGGCTCCGGCGCCGACCCGTGCCCGTCGTCCAGCAGCGTCTTCTCGTCGAACGGGAGCTGCCCGGCGAGGACCTGGTCGACGCGCGCCTTGTCGATCTCCTTGGTCCAGGTGCCGATGAGGACCGTGGCGACCGCGTTGCCCGCGAAGTTGGTGAGGGCGCGGGCCTCACTCATGAAGCGGTCGATGCCGACGATGAGACCGATGCCGTCCACCAGGGCGGGCTTGTGGGACTGGAGGCCACCCGCGAGGGTCGCGAGGCCGGCACCCGTGACACCGGCCGCGCCCTTGGAGGCGATCAGCAGGAAGAGCAGCAGCGGGATCTGCTCGCCGACCGACATCGGCGTACCCATGGCGTCGGCGATGAACAGGGAGGCCATGGTCATGTAGATCATGGTGCCGTCGAGGTTGAAGGAGTAGCCGGTCGGGACGGTGATGCCGACGACGGGCTTGCTGACGCCCAGGTGCTCCATCTTCGCGATGAGGCGGGGAAGCGCCGACTCGGAGGAGGAGGTGGACAGGATCAGCAGGAACTCCCGGCCCAGGTACTTGAAGAGCGTGAGGATGTTGAGGCCGGAGACGACCCGCAGCAGCACACCGAGCACGATGAAGACGAAGAGCACGCAGGTGACGTAGAAGCCGAGCATCAGCACGGCGAGGCTCTTGAGGGCGTCGAGTCCGGCGGAACCGGTCACGGCCGCGATGGCGCCGAAGGCTCCGATCGGGGCGGCCCACATCACCATGGCGAGGATGCGGAAGACGAGGCGCTGGATGTGCTCGACACCGCGCAGGATCGGCTGACCGGAGTCGCCCATGGCCTGGAGCGCGAAGCCGGCGAACAGGGCGACGAACAGCGTCTGGAGGACCTCGCCGCCGGTGAAGGCGGAGACGATCGTCGTCGGGATGATGCCCAGCAGGAACTCGGTGGTGTCCTTGGCCTCCGCCGCGACCTGCGCCTGACCGGTCTCCTTGATGGCGTCGGTGACCGCGAGGCCGGTGCCCGGCTCCAGGATGTTGCCGACGACGAGACCGATGCCGAGGGCGACCAGCGACATCACCGTGAAGTAGGCGAGGGCGATACCTCCGACCGCGCCGACCTTCGCGGCCTTCCGTACGGAGCCGATGCCCAGCACGATCGTGCAGAAGATGATCGGGGAGATCATCATCTTGATCAGGTTCACGAAGCCGGTGCCGATGGGCTTCAGCTCGACCGCGAAGTCGGGGGCGATCAGACCCACGGCGATGCCGAGGGCCACAGCCACGATCACGGCGATGTACAGGTAGTGCGTGCGGTCCCGCTTGGCGGGTGCGGTAGGTGCCGTATGGGTGGTGCTGGCCACGGCTGCCCTCCTCGTCGACGACGTCGTCGGCTCGCTCGTCCGGCGTGCGGCTCACGTCCGGGGGAATTCGGGAGACGGTCTCCCGGGGTGGGAATCCGGGAGCTTGGGGAGGCTCCCGGCGGCTCGGGTGTGGGGTCCCGGGGCGGGAGTCGTGCTCCCTGTCGGCGTCCATGTACTGGACGAGTCGATGGGGTGACTATCTCCCGCGCTGTGAGGGCGGTCACCCTTCCGTTCATTTAGTTCACGCAGAGGCGTCGATGCAGACTGTTGCCATGCGCGTCCCGTCCCTTCTCCGCCCCCGCAGCCTGGCCGGCCAGCTCTTCGCCGTGCAGGCCGTGCTGATCGCGGCCGTCGTCGCCGGGTACGCGCTGTTCACGTACGTCGGCGACCGCAGCCAGGCGGAGGACGCGGCGCGCCGCCAGGCCCTGGCCGTCGCCGCCACGGTCGCCGACGCCCAGTCCGTACGGGACGCGCTCCACACCGACGACCCGACCGCGCGCCTCCAGCCCTACGCCACGGAGGTGCGGCAGCACGCCGGCGTCGACTTCGTGACGATCATGACGCCCGACGGCATCCGCTGGACGCACCCGGTCGTCCGGCGGATCGGCCAGCGCTTCGTCGGCCACATCGAGAAGGCGCAGCGGGGCGGCACCATCACCGAGACGTACACCGGCACCCTCGGCCCGTCCGTCCGCGCGGTCGTCCCGGTGAAGGAGAACGGTGAGGTCATCGGCCTGGTCAGCGCCGGCATCAAGGTCCAGGCGATCAGCGACCGCGTCCAGGACCAGGTGACGGCCCTCGTGAGCGTCGCCGCCGCCGCACTCGCCCTGGGCGGCATCGGCACCTACATCGTCAACGCCCGCCTCCGCCGCCACACCCACAACATGAACGCCGCCGAGCTCAGCAACATGCACGACTACCACCAGGCCGCGCTGCACGCCGTCCGCGAGGGCCTTCTCATGCTCGACGGCCAGTACCGGGTGGCCCTCATCAACGACGGGGCGCGGGAGCTGCTGGGCGTGACGGACGAGGTGGTCGGCCGCTCGGTGGCGGAGCTGGGGCTGCCGTCCCCCCTGACGGGAGCGCTGCTGTCGTCCGAGCCGAGGGTCG
Coding sequences:
- a CDS encoding cytochrome — encoded protein: METHPFAAAPAGSPSLESLPVEPLLTSEFDVDPGSVYERLRSTYGPVAPVGLMGVPAWLVLDYREVLEVLRNESVWRRDVRHWRARAEGRLPKDWPLLAGYEVRQTMFFDDDEHRAARLSHHSAMRPFQDGHSPEGWELRAAVARYADELIALLAAESGTTGFADLAAQYTRPLLLMVTTKLFGCPVELGDEMVMDLWRMLDGGPDAGPATGRVHGAMTRLAAHRRSRPGEDLTSYMLLSDPTLSDEQLGRELFMNAVYLNDITGNMVCNTLLEVLRGNATVRRSLSDGQFGEAVNRAALVNPPTANLCFRFAGRDVRLGNFWVRAGDIVSPSVAAAHRDLLAVGFSPSSTRPSAHGPIWRGGPDPTSARAPRANSPGRSSPRPSGASSTTSPTPNSPCHRTSCRGGRGRWCGDCACCRSAMS
- a CDS encoding UvrD-helicase domain-containing protein, with product MRSEQEFIDGLYARVDALRGETEGSVTDALAQGDTPMQARLERDILVAERSGLLAALNAVDGSLCFGRLDLADGVSHHIGRIGLREGDTERTPILIDWRADVARPFYLATGHTPMGLRRRRHITTEGRRVTALHDEILDLGDERRTGHEDPTGDAVLLAALNSARTGRMGDIVQTIQAEQDRIIRAPHQGVLVVEGGPGTGKTAVALHRAAYLLYEQRQLLAKRAVLILGPNPAFLGYIGEVLPSLGETGVLLATVGELFPGVRATATDTPAAARAKGRADMADVLAAVVRDRQTLPDPVIAIEHDREILMLDDDLVRVARERTRQARLPHNVAREHFEGHILNTLTDMVAERIGTDPYDGSNLLDAADITQIRDELAENPEVWSAIDQLWPRITPRRLVADFLAEPDGYVSEEDADAVRRPVTRAWTVADVPLLDEAAELLGEDDRLARARAERERETQIAYAQGVLDVSYASRTYEFEDKEDSDPEGSEVLSAHDIIDAERFAERHEEEDHRSAAERAAADRTWAFGHIIVDEAQELSPMAWRLLMRRSPTRSMTLVGDPAQTAEAAGVGSWADILAPYVEDRWEHTRLGVNYRTPAEIMTVAAGVVRARQPDFEPPRSVRSTGVRPWARRAAARELPAEVAKAVAELTPAEGRLAVIAPRELHRVLAARLDGVTAGTEPDLTRTVVLLDPRQAKGLEFDSVLVVEPGRFGTSDLYVALTRATQALGIVHGDELPEALRELSAVGLK
- a CDS encoding thioredoxin family protein: MIRAAGVAEVTDTDFEAEVIGAELPVLVEFTAGWCPPCRQMGPVLSALAAAEGERLKVVQMDVDTNPETTNAYKVLSMPTFMVFRGGEPVKAMVGARPKRRLLEELADVL
- a CDS encoding MerR family transcriptional regulator; the protein is MRIGELAARAGTTARALRYYEARGLLPARRSGNGYRTYDEEDLKLLRQIRTLQDFGFDLEETRPFVECLRAGHPEGDSCPASLAVYRRKLDELDALIGELAAVRASVGEQLARAELARERLAAEAEVPGGPEPECELGGGEL
- a CDS encoding cation:dicarboxylase symporter family transporter, whose translation is MASTTHTAPTAPAKRDRTHYLYIAVIVAVALGIAVGLIAPDFAVELKPIGTGFVNLIKMMISPIIFCTIVLGIGSVRKAAKVGAVGGIALAYFTVMSLVALGIGLVVGNILEPGTGLAVTDAIKETGQAQVAAEAKDTTEFLLGIIPTTIVSAFTGGEVLQTLFVALFAGFALQAMGDSGQPILRGVEHIQRLVFRILAMVMWAAPIGAFGAIAAVTGSAGLDALKSLAVLMLGFYVTCVLFVFIVLGVLLRVVSGLNILTLFKYLGREFLLILSTSSSESALPRLIAKMEHLGVSKPVVGITVPTGYSFNLDGTMIYMTMASLFIADAMGTPMSVGEQIPLLLFLLIASKGAAGVTGAGLATLAGGLQSHKPALVDGIGLIVGIDRFMSEARALTNFAGNAVATVLIGTWTKEIDKARVDQVLAGQLPFDEKTLLDDGHGSAPEPAAAVPEPEGERELAKA